GGGTTTTGGGAAGCTGCTGGCTCCAAGCCCGTCTCAGAGAGTCCCAGGGGCTGTCAGGGTGTTTGAGGCTCTGATTAGTCTTATGGCAAAGAGACTACATTTCTTAAGCTTTTTGACcctggtgtgtgtgcgtgtgtgtgtgtgtgcgtgtttgtgtgtgtgtgtgtgtgtatctagcTGTGACACCGTCACCAAGCAGAACATGCTGTCTTGGGAATATCAGTAGAGACACATCTCCCTGGTTCCTAGGCCAACACAAAAGCCTGAGGCTTTCCCCCAGGAggcctgaaggagggcatggagtTGGGACTTCTCAGAGGGGATGGAGTAGCAGAGGTGAAGCCATTTGGTtctggagagaaggaagaggccTCAAAAGGCATCCCTGCCCCGGCCACATCAGGAAGAGAAACCACAGAGAAGAAGGTGTTCAGGAATTCACAGACTCATGGCTCCACTTTGACTTTACTTCATGGGGTTCCTATAGTGTgctgagaagtgtgtgtgtggcagagctgggggagggcaagcagagaagggagaggagattGAAGGGCCCCCCCTCCCCAGACTACGAGCCCCTATTCAGTCTGCCCATTCAATCTCCAGGCCTTCAGGATTGAGGACCCCAGTTTATCAGCCCTCAGATCATTCTGCTACTCACTTCTCAGCCTTTAGAAGTCCCTTTCCCACTCTCATTTCAAATGCCCCTGAATTAACAAAAATGAGATTATACTAATAATAGTAATGACCAATACTCATTTACTAAGCACCAGGCATTCTTTTAAGCACTGTATATTCGGGAAGTTTATCTTCGTAACAACCTGTGTAAAGGGTACTATCAGGATTCtactttccagacaagaaaactgaggcatagagaggttaagGGACTTTTCAGGTTATACAACTAAAAAGCCCTGGAGCCCATAGGTATCCATCTGAGCCCCAAGGTAAAACGCGTGCCTTGATCTAGTTGCTATTTAACTGCTGCATCACCTTTGCTGGGCTGCCTCCCATCTCTGGATCTTCGTCTCCCCACTGGTAAAATGGAGGGGATGGGATCTAATGTCATTAGGGGTCTTCCCATCTCTATTGAATTTCAGCCTTCCCATCAGCCTAACCTCTCAGACCCCCACCAGGCCCCAGGGGCTTCCCGAGGCCCCATCACGTCCAGGCTGGACACTCTCCATCACCACACCAGCTCCGCCCGCAGCCCTGGGATGCCTGGCTGCCAGTGGCCTGCGAAAGAGGTCCTCGAGCCTGGCCCGGAAGGGGCGAGAGAGGTAGAAGCAGAGGAGGGGGCTGACAGCGCAATTGGAGTAGGCCAGGAGAGTGCAGAGGCTGGAGGCCACGTAAGCCACGGGCGTGGCAGGCAGGTCACCCACAGCCGCCACGTAGCCCAGCACGGAGCAGGGCCCCCACATCAGCATGAAGACCACCAGCACTATGAGGATGAGCCCGGTGTTCTCCCGATGCTCCCGGGCGCTCTCCCCGACAGGGCCCCGGGGCTGCGTCCACAGAAGCCAGCCCATGTGGCCGAAAGAGCAGCCCAGCCCCAGCACGcaaggcaggaaggccagggctcCCAGGAGCGTGAAGTAGCAGGAGGTCTGAGCAGGGTTCAGAAGCAAGAGGCAGGCCCAGGCCCCCTCCTCCACGACTGCTCGCTGGAACAGCCAGGTGGGCAGCGAGGCCGTGAGGCCCAGGGCCCACATGGCCCCGCAGAGCAGCCGGCGGGCACCTGGGCCAGACGGGAGGGCCAGGTCGGGCCGGGCCACAGCCACGTGGTTCAGGAGCGCCGTGGCCACCATGCTGTAGAAGGTGCAGAACATGGTGGCGCTGTTGGCGGCCTGGCTGGTGGTGCAGACGGTGGGGCCCAGCCACCAGTCCTGCTGCAGGAAGCTCAGCAGGAGCACCGGCACCACACAGGCCAGGAAGAGCAGGTCGGACAGCGTGATGTTCACCATGAGGCTGTTGGTCAAGGAGAGGAGCGGGCAGGGGGCGCCCGGGCCCCGGCCCACCACCAGCAGCATCAGCCCATTGGCCAGCAACCCCACCAGCAGGATGAGGCCACAGACCCCCGCAAAGACGAGTCGAAGTGGTTGCTCGGCTGTGGCCGTGAGCCCGGCGCTGGACGTGGTGTTGGCCTGCATTCTGCTGCTCCAGGCCCACGAGGACAGCGCAGAAGCCAGCCCGCGGGCCGCCTTCCTCTTTCCCTGCTGAGCTCCCTCCTTTCGCAGACCCCTGCACACGGTGGGTGCCCCgggcctgccccagcccctccagACCTCTCAGCAACTGGTGGGATGGGCTCTATCAGTGCCCCGTCAGtgccctgggttcaaatcctgactctgctacTTGGGAGTGCCACGGTCTGGTGTGCAGCTCGTGTGGCTTGTGCTGCTCAGCCTCATCTGTAAGGAATCGAGGAAATAAAGGAAGTAAAACAGGTGTCAACAGTAAATGTCCCTCAAGGACGAGATGGaggtgattttcattttcttcataactgctgtatttctaaaattttgcaGGGAGTACAAATTGaatctgataaatatttatatattagtatatatgtttattatagtatatatatagtatatatatctatatatatatatatatgatattactataatattatatatatatatataatatattattatagtatatataatattgtaatattgtatattactatatattatatattactatatattatatattattatatattagaatatatataatactatatatattactAGTATGTATATGacactagtatatatatatagtatacacacTACATATATGTAGTAtactaagtatatatatatagcaagtATTATATATActaagtattggagaaggcaatggcaccccactccaatactctcgcctggaaaatcccctggacggaggagcttggtaggctgcagtccatggggtctcgaagagtcggacacgactgagcaacttcactttcacttctcactttcatgcattggagaaggaaatggcaacccactccagtgcctggagaatcccaaggacgggggagcctggtgggctgctgtctatggggttgcacagagtcagacacgactgaagcgacttagcagtagcagacttagtatatatagatatacttaGTGTACTACATACATGTAGAAGTATACTACATATATGTAgtgtgtatactatatatatatactagtgtCATATACATACAAGTATACTGTACTTAGTATACTTATGTAGTATATGTATGTAGTGTAGTATATGTATTTAGTAtagcatatatattattatatatttagcatagtatatatatttatttagtatataaatatatatatgcactatacatgtttttaaacaaaACCTCACGCTGCCTGTGAAATGAGCAAGTTTTAATTTGAAGTTCAAGTGGAAAAATGAATATGCAAGCGCTTTGAGAAAGTAATAAAGCCCCAACAAGTGGTTCCCAAGCATGTTTGCACATTGGGATCAGCTGaggagtttaaaaacaaaataacactaatcctgggacttcctgggcggtcagtggttaagactctgcgcttccacttcagagggcacgggttcaaatctctggtcagggaatttaAGATACCTCATGtcacttggtgcagccaaaaaaatattaattcatggGTCACACTCCAAAGACCCGATCTGACTGGTTTGGGCTTTGGCAGTTTTGAAAGACCAGCTTGGGAACCACTGCCTTCAGTGGCCATGCTGAGCTGCCTACTGGCAGGGTAGGGGAACTGCTGCACTGCACCCAGCCCATCACCTCTGCTGAGGATGTGGGGAATCCCAGCGTGAGAGCGCACAGGCTGAGAGACGGGGTCAAGTCATCCCAGAGCTGGCTCAGGGGCTGATGCCTTCGTCTTGCATGTCTCAGACAGGCCAGGACCCCAGAGCTTTAGTGAAAGGCAGCTTACCCCTTAATTcagaaactaaataaatatttcctgagcatTTACCCAGAACCAGGTACTAGGCAAACAAGCAGCAAAAAAGACAGTTCAGTGGGATCCTGATTCTGGTTTCCAtccccttgtctcctgcacaggGAGTGGGGGTTGGAAAGCCCCTCTACAGCTGGCTCAGAGCCAGGGGTCCCCTGAGTCCCTCCTGCAGAGGCTTTGCCTGTTCTCAGGGTGCCATGGCAGCCACTTGCCTGAGAAGAGACAGTAGGTGGGGAGGTCGCTGTAGATTCTGCTGCCGACACCCCAGGTCTCAGACTCTGGTTCCAGGGACTGCAGGGGAAGGAGAAACTGAGCGACCCCCTAACACCCTAACAGCCCGGATGAATGCCACTGAGGGACCCCCTAACACCCTAACAGCCCGGATGAATGCCACTCTCCAGTTCTTTGTCATCGCTTTTTTGTGTCTTCCGTCCGGCCCAGACTTGCCTGCTAATGATGTGAAATATGattggagaggaggggagggaaagggcGAAGGGatggggaaaagaaaaggctCAAAGGACCTTGCTGCTGCCCTATCTGTAgtctatgctaagtcgcttcagtcgtgtccgactctaactCTGCcggtagacggcagcccaccaggctcccccatccctgggattctccaggcaagaacactggagtgggttgccatgtccttctccaatgcatgaaagtgaaaagtgaaagtgaagttgctcagtcgtgtccgactcttcgcgaccccatggactgcagcccaccaggctcctccgtccatgggattttccaggcaagagtactggagtgggttgccattgccttctccgatctgtAGTCTATAGAAAGGTCTATAACTTCAGGGTTAAGCTTATAGTCACTAGAGCCTGAGTTTAAAGCCTCCCTCAACCACTTGCTTAGATACATGTGTGAGCGAGCttgtcgcttcatttgtgtccaactctctgcgaccctatggactgtagcctgccaggctcctctgtccatggggattctccaggcaagggtactagagtgggttgccatgccctcctccagggcatcttcccgacctagagatcggaccttcgtctcctgcattgcagacggattctttttttatcactgagccactggggaatccaTCTACAATCTACTCGATCTTCTCTGCGTaactttccttatctgtaaaatggggattaatAACAGGCCCCATCTCGTGAGGctgatgtgaggattaaatgaggtaatacgAGTTACATGCTCAGAACAGTGCCTAGCGTAGCAAGTGCTTGGTAAATGATGGCTAGTGTTCTGATCCTGCCCATTATCAGTTCCAAAAAATCTCTTTTCTGCCACCCCTGCCCAGACTCCATTTtatccccctgccctccccttctcACTCCAAACCCCGAGACCCATCAACGTAGTCCCaccctctgtttcttcatcagcTTCAAGCTAAGTTGTGACCAGAGCCCCCTTGACGGACATGCCCTGAGAACTCAACCCTTGCCTGGAAGTTCACTCTGAGGTCTATCCTGAGTTCCTCCTGCTGCCTCCTCACCTGCCTGTGCTGCTCGGAAGTTCCTTGGCTCTGCTTGGTGACGTGGAGCCCTTTGACACCAGGGCAGACTGGTGACGCCTCCACAGCTGTGCTCTGCCCTGAAGCTGGATCCAGCCTGCGAAAGCTAAGAGAAGGTTCTGGGCAGGGGTGCCGTTCCTTCTagcaccccacctccaaggagctaGCTGCCCTGGGCGGGAACAGAGCTGAGAtgggaggggcaggcagaggggccACTGCTGTACCAGATTCTCCAAAGGACAGAGGCGCTATCCGCTCTACCACTCCCCCAGGAATCACACCCTGCCGACCTGCCTCATTAACTCGCTGGCCCGTAGGACAGAGATGCTGGTGCCTGCCAGATCCCCAGACTCCAGAGAGAGGGCCATGAGCCACAGCAGGACTTGCCCCCCACTCTCAGCCAGGGCCCGGCATCACTTACGCCGGCCTGCCTCTTCCTGTCTCTGGCTATCTCTGGCTGTCTTTCTCTGAGCACACTAGGGCCTAAAACCTGCTCAGAACAGGAGGAGGGCTGTGGGCTCCCAGGACCCAGGGAGGGGGAAAACACAGGGGCTGAGAAAGAATCAGTGAGCCAGACTGCTAAGAGAAACAGCTGATCACAGGGATTGTTCTGCACTGACTAGAGATGGGACCCACTAAAGGAATCTAATGTAACCTCTGCTGCCTTCTGATACGGGAATCTTCTCCACTTCACCTCTTTGCCAAGTGTTCCCTGGCTTCTGCTTGTTTGCCTCTAGTGACAGACAGCTCAGTCCTTTAGAACTGAGCAGAGGGATAAGGACCAAGAACAGaggctttttttaatatatataattaatttttactggagtacagttgcttgacagtgttgtgttagtttctacttcACAGCACAATGAATCAGCCACACGTAATCCTACGTCCCCTCCCTTCTGGACTTCCTTCCTATTCAGGTCACTGCCGTGCATTAGGTAGAGTTCCTAATCAATAGTGTATATGGGTGTCAGTACCAATCTCTCAgttcctcccaccaccacccttcccccttggtatccatacatttgttctctacatcgctgtctctatttctgctgtcTCTTTCCGCTGTCTCTTGCCCTCCTGTTTCtccttcagtctctctctctgtacCTCTGTCTCTGGAACTGAATTTGCTTGTCTGTCTACGAAACTGAGGTTTCCTCTGATTCAGAGGAGGAAGTCACCAATATCCGAATGATTACAAAGAACCAGATTCAGCAACCTGCCCACTCTGGACCACAGTACCTGGTAAGCATTTCTGTGGTTAACGGTAAGATGTGACAGTCAACATTTACAGCAAACACTGATGACAGGAGATAGCACAACACCCGAGGCCATCTAAGGCTTTCAAAGCAAGCTCCCCAAGGGCACTGAAATCCCCAGCCCCGGGTTATAACGTACAGCCACCTTTCAGGAGGCGAATGTTGTGTAATTCTGGGAACTCTCACAAAAACTCCAAAGAGGAGCCTGTGAATAATCTGAATCCAGTTTCCTGCTGctcccaggctcccccagccACACCCCAGCTGCACTTTGAGTGTATCCAGAAATTGACAAGTGTATCCTTAAGGCCGAGGTTGGCATCAGAGGCACCATGGCGTGGAGCAGGGGGTGAGGTCCCCAAATGTGAGCCCTTAGAGGCAGATCTTGGGAAAAGAGAGTGGGGTTGGGGCTCAGGGAGATAAGGGGAATGGAACATACCAGGGGCCATCAGCTCTTGCCCAGGAATCAGATTCTGCTTGAAAGAAACCCTCTGTTTGCAAACCGACACATTGAGAATGACAAGGTTCACCAGCTTTGCCAGGCATGGAAGAGTGGGACTGCTTTAATAAACAGAGTACTTTGCAATTAACAGGCCATTTCAATTAGGAATCAGCACCGAAGCAAGCTCTTTAAAAGTTTCCCTCCCGCCCTTCAAGATTTATTCTTATTCCTGACTACAGAAGGAATACCCAGTCATCGTAGAAGATCTGTAAatacaa
This genomic window from Bos mutus isolate GX-2022 chromosome 23, NWIPB_WYAK_1.1, whole genome shotgun sequence contains:
- the LOC102288146 gene encoding galanin receptor type 3, which encodes MQANTTSSAGLTATAEQPLRLVFAGVCGLILLVGLLANGLMLLVVGRGPGAPCPLLSLTNSLMVNITLSDLLFLACVVPVLLLSFLQQDWWLGPTVCTTSQAANSATMFCTFYSMVATALLNHVAVARPDLALPSGPGARRLLCGAMWALGLTASLPTWLFQRAVVEEGAWACLLLLNPAQTSCYFTLLGALAFLPCVLGLGCSFGHMGWLLWTQPRGPVGESAREHRENTGLILIVLVVFMLMWGPCSVLGYVAAVGDLPATPVAYVASSLCTLLAYSNCAVSPLLCFYLSRPFRARLEDLFRRPLAARHPRAAGGAGVVMESVQPGRDGASGSPWGLVGV